The window GGGCTGTACCAGACATAGAAGGACGATCCGGGGTCAGCGCGCGGGCGCGGTGCTCGGTGATCAGTTTTTCGTCGATCATCTCCAGCATGTCCTCATTGGTCAACTGCTCCATTTTCTGGATCTCGTGGGAGGTCCGGAAACCATCAAAGAAATGGAGGAAAGGAATTCTGGAAGCCAGAGTGGACTGGGTAGAGATCAGCGCCATATCCTGTGCTTCCTGAACGTTTTGTGAACAGAGCATGGACCAACCGGTCTGACGGGCACTCATGACATCGCCGTGGTCACCGAAGATCGATAGCCCCTGACAGGCAATGGAACGTGCTGTTACATGAAAAACTGTCGGGGTGAGCTCACCTGCCAGTTTGTACATATTAGGCAGCATCAGCAGCAGACCTTGGGACGCGGTAAAAGTGGTGCAGAGTGCGCCTGTGGCCAAAGAGCCATGCAGGGAGCCAGCAACACCACCCTCAGACTGCATCTGAGAGATGACCGGTACAGAACCCCAGATATTTTTCTGCTTCGCAGTGGCCTTGGCATCTGCCTCAGCCGCCATCGGTGAAGAAGGGGTAATGGGGTAGATGGTGATGACTTCACTGGTGGCGTAGGCAACATGTGTACAGGCCTGATTGCCGTCAATGGTGACCATTTTTCGCGACATAAAAAATCTCCCTTAATCGTGAGGTTGACGTATTTCGGCGATGCAGCCGAAAAAAGAAAAAACTAAAAATAAACAGTACTGTTTATTCGATAATGCAGTTTGTTGAGTATAAGACCCGGCCTCTATCATGCCTGTTGACAGGTTGCGCCAAGCAGGCGTCCATGATACAAAGTAGAGAATTCCTGGTAGGTTGGTGTACTTTGATGCCAAGAGACTGGGATGGAAAGTAATACTTCATAAAAGAACAATAATTTATCATTATAGAGCATTGTTTCCAATTATGCAAGGGTGAAAGCACGTCCATGGGCTTAGATATGCTTGAGCCAAGGGAAAGGTCTATGCATCAGGCGATAATTTTTGATTTTGACGGCACTATTGCTGACTCCTTTAATAGTTTTTTTGTTATCTGGAACAGGATAGCAGTTGAGAACGGCTATAGAGTTGTATCGGCAGAGGAAATTGAGGGCTTTCGGGGAAAAGAATCTCAGGATGTGGTGCGAGCTCTAAAGATTCCTTTCCTTAAGCTTCCCTTTGTTCTGCACCGTGCAAGAAAGGAATTCGGAAAAATCATACCGGAAATTCCCCTGGTGGCGGGCATGAAAGAAACCTTGTTCGAGCTCCAGGCACAGGGGATTCAGCTCGGCCTGCTTACCTCTAATGCCT is drawn from Candidatus Electrothrix aestuarii and contains these coding sequences:
- a CDS encoding HAD-IA family hydrolase → MHQAIIFDFDGTIADSFNSFFVIWNRIAVENGYRVVSAEEIEGFRGKESQDVVRALKIPFLKLPFVLHRARKEFGKIIPEIPLVAGMKETLFELQAQGIQLGLLTSNASENVQAFFTVHQLDCFDILFASSGLWGKARRIEKIITIHQLEKKQVLYVGDETRDIEAARKAGVSIAAVTWGYNNAEVLKNFSPDHLINQPHELLSFMGL